From a single Anaerolineae bacterium genomic region:
- a CDS encoding FAD-dependent oxidoreductase has protein sequence MSTTVPTDKRVSTLTLLHREHIAPYTMSFWFRDEPEIDFVPGQYIQVVLPHADPDERGIRRLFTISSSPTEEGIMITTKIPEPHSTFKRALTALEPGDRMAVTMVRGTLVLPDDPAVPCALLAAGIGITPYRSMVKYMVDTGLSRPTSLIYGEWAVEDFIFREVFAEGERGFGLKTVYTITGPHVPDGWLGRTGLIDQRMIREEIPDYDDRLFFVCGSPPSVIAIETVLLDLGLTRDRIKRDYFPGY, from the coding sequence GTGTCCACCACGGTCCCTACCGACAAGCGGGTCTCTACCCTCACTCTCCTGCACAGGGAGCACATCGCTCCCTACACCATGAGCTTCTGGTTTCGCGATGAACCGGAGATAGACTTCGTCCCCGGCCAGTACATCCAGGTGGTGCTGCCTCACGCGGACCCGGACGAGCGCGGCATCCGCCGCCTCTTCACCATCTCCTCCTCGCCCACCGAAGAGGGCATCATGATCACCACCAAGATCCCCGAGCCTCATAGCACCTTCAAGCGTGCCCTGACCGCCCTCGAGCCGGGAGACCGCATGGCCGTGACCATGGTCCGTGGCACCCTCGTGTTGCCCGACGATCCGGCGGTTCCTTGTGCCCTCCTCGCCGCCGGCATCGGCATCACCCCGTATCGCAGCATGGTGAAGTACATGGTGGACACGGGCCTCTCACGACCCACGAGCCTGATCTACGGTGAGTGGGCCGTCGAGGACTTCATCTTCCGGGAGGTGTTCGCCGAGGGCGAGCGCGGTTTCGGGCTGAAGACGGTGTACACCATAACCGGGCCTCATGTGCCCGACGGATGGCTGGGACGCACGGGACTGATTGACCAGCGCATGATCCGCGAGGAGATCCCCGACTACGACGACCGGCTCTTCTTCGTCTGCGGCTCTCCCCCGTCGGTGATTGCCATCGAGACCGTGCTGCTCGACCTGGGCCTGACTCGCGATCGCATCAAGCGCGACTACTTCCCCGGGTACTGA